The genomic DNA GCCCTACCTCCCTACCCCTAAGCCCCCAAACTTGGTGGCTCATCTCCCCTCACTGTTCAACTCCAACCCCCAGGAAGCAGGATTTTTCTGTGTAGGGTTGGATCAGTGTGTTGTTACAGTAGGGGGGTGGATTGGGAAGGAGGCTGAGGGGGTCCTCAAAGGGGATACAGAACGTATAAAATTTCCCCGCAGCATTCCCAGAAAGCCTGCATGGTAAAGAtggctttggaatcaggcaaATCTAGGGTTTAaacctgcctctgccacttcctacCTCTTTGACCTTGGGCACATCACTCACCTCTTtgattctgtttcctcatctgtaaaatggagataataattgcTCCCCGCCCCGCTCAGgagttatgaggattaagtatACAGATAGCGTctggcacagtgtctggcaccaaGTTGGGGCTCTAAATGTTGGCACGTAGTAGGGGCGCTACAAATGTTcggtctcttttcctttcctcttttccataGAGAATCCTGAGAATCCTGAGACTCTTTCGTTGTTTGCATGGAAAGCTGTGCTGATCCCCCTTGTCTCCATGGCATCTATCGTGATCCTCATCTGTTTGTACTGCTGGCTGGAACGGTGAGAATTCGGAATCCCAGAAAAATGAGGTGGGGGCTGGGAATAGGGGAAGAGGGTTGTTACCGGGTCTCCAGGAGTAGAGGGCGGGACAGTAAGGAATGAGGGATCACCCAAGTGGGCATGGTGATGGAAGGAAGATGCAGGCGCAGACAACACAGAATCGCTTCATTCCATGTGGGAGAACTGCGAGAAGGGTAATAAAAGAGCGTAACCGATGTGTTCctgctccctctttctccccactCAGGACGATGCCCCGAATTCCTACCCTCAAGAACCTAGAGGATCTGGTTACTGAATACCACGGGAACTTTTCGGTGAGAACATTGTCATAGGCAGACTGCAGTCTGTCAATGGCCAACTGCCTGCCAGCTAGACAGACAGAGCATGGggtgcagaggggaggggagggaggcctgCACTAACAGGATGTGGCCGACCAGTTGGGGGATAGGCTAGACGCAGAGAGACACCCAGAAGAACTGATCCTAGATTGGTTGAGGCAGATGGAAACAGTGGTATTGAGGGCCCAGGAGTGTGTGTGTCCCTTCTGTAATCACAGTGGTTGCAGATCTTGGGAGAGTTCCCCTGGCACAGAGCCTGGGTCTTCTACTTCCTGCTCCTAATTGAGCCCTGACCTGGAGATATCTGTCTTTAGGCCTGGAGTGGTGTGTCTAAGGGACTGGCAGAAAGTCTGCAGCCAGACTACAGTGAACGGCTTTGCCACGTCAGTGAGATCCCCCCAAAAGGAGGGGAAGGGCCTGGGGGCTCCCCCTGCAGCCAGCATAGCCCCTACTGGGCTCCTCCATGTTACACCCTGAAACCTGAGCCCTGACACCCTGACAGAACCCCAGGGCCCTGTAGCCCTAAATTTTACTAACTTGCCCTTGTCCAACCAACCTGGGTCCAGGGCTCACCTCGCCCCCCTGTGgcagattttgaattttgtgcCCCCTATAACTGCCTTCTCATTTAATATCTCCTACTTGAGAATTGCCCCTTTGCCCTGTCCATGTTTCTcatctcccccagcccagcccttcctCCTCACAGCATTGCTTCtgctgtccctccctccctccccctttccatcTACCCTTCAACTGTTCCAGAAACGAATGAGAAATAAAAGTTCTGTTGATAATCATCAAGGAAGTCTGCTGTTGGGGGGGGAAGCAATGGAAACGTGGGGTGCAATGCGGGTGGGAGGCATGGTGCCGAGGGGAGGAAAGAGGCGCGGTGGACTCATGCCGCGGAGGCAGCAGCACTACAGACTCACTCGAAAAGAGTGCTGTTCCAGAAACGGACTTTTCTCTAGGTGTCCTACACTCCTTCTAAGGGCCAGTTTAGAGTTAGATTTACCATGCTGCCCccattttctgttgttgttgttgttgccccCATTTTAACAAATCTTTTATAGACCCCACCCAGGTTCTTCTTTCCTTAGCCTTACCTCACCTTCTGTCACACATACCACTTCTGACCTCATAATCCCTCAGCTGCAGCCTCAGGCCCTACCCCTAGGGATGCTGCTTATCCACAACTGCCCATAGCTCTCTCCTGTTTGCACAGTCTGGACCTCCTCAGCCAATTTAATCCATCTTCCTCTCCAGTCCCCCGACCTTATGGGCCCACTTGGCCCCCCAAGGCCTCTAGAACACCCTCCTTCTGCCATGACTTATTAAGACTCTCTGAAGAATGAGAAGATCTTCAGAGCATGTTCATCTATGTCGAACATGGAGGTGAGGGGTATCACATAGCTGATGTCTATGTGTAGGGTTGGGGATGTTGGAGGGCAGTGGAGATCACAGAGGTGGTATAACTGCGGAAGGACCACATACCCCGTGCCATCTCTTCTCAGATAATCAGCAGTTTCTGGCCAATACTAATTGTTCTGTCCTCCTGTTGCTGCAATATGTCCGTCATGAAGTGGGGGTGCCTAAAACAGGTGAGGAGTGTGGGGAGGAGACTCATGGCCAAGGATCAGAAGTAGCAGGGTCATCTCTAGCCGTCAAGTCCTCCTCCTGCCAAGAAGAGAGCTTCTTGAATCCAGACAGCTTCCTCCAACACGTTCTGAATAGGATCACTGGCCTCTtttgctccctctctccctccttagCTGCCCCAATTACCCTGTGGTCTCCCTCCAGACATCATCGATTTGTGTGATGCAATGGGGACAATGCAGATGTTTTTCCTGAAGAAGACCCTTGGAGACTATGCCAACAAATTCCTTACAGCTCGAGACACCTACTACGTTTGCAGGGTGGAGTATGGGTTAGCAGGTAGCGGCTTGGGAGCATTCCCCAGAGATAGAGCAAGGCCCCAAAGATGGACTGTGGACCTGGTCCTTCAAATAGGGCCCCTAAACCAGATCCAAATTGACCGTCTCTAGTCAGCCTAAGGAAGGGCACTGCCTCTATGACATTGGTTAGGTTAGCACATTCTATGCACCGCTCCCCCCCTCCCCTGACCTGACCTAGGGATGGACCAGAGGGGAGAAAATAAGTTACACCAGCTCAAGGTAGTGTTGAGTGTTAGGGTCCTGAAATCTTGGGCTTTGGAAGGGTGGAGGCTGGGTGACGGGGGCTGGGGATCATGCACTGCCGTGTTCACAGGAACTGTACTTCAGAATGTCTACAGAGCTTTTGTGCCCCTCCTGAAGAACCCAGATCCCAAGCTAATTGGTAAGGAGCATGGTGGAGGAAGAAGGCACATGGAGGGTACTGTATAATGGTGGGTGATGGAGAATATAGGGTGGGGCTGGTGTAGTCCATCAGGCAGGATCACAAGATCCTAGGAAAAGGGGAATAGGGTCTAGGGCCACTTCAGAAGGGATGTTTAGCTCAAACCAGGTGCAGTGTGCCTGTGTCACTCATCCCTCCTCGCTGTTTCTCAGCCATCTCCTCAGTACATCTCCCTATCCCCACCACATCATTCCCATCTTTCCCTTCACCTTTCGCTCTTGGAGTCTTGGTGTCCCGATTGCCACTGAAAAGAGCAAAGCTTGGGCACCTTCAGGTCACTCCTCAGCCTAGCTTTAGGCCCGGTTACTCCAAGTGATCATTTGAATGATGGGAGGGACAGGATGGGAAGGGAAGTTCTCCAGTCCTCGGAGGTGGGGGCGCCTTTTCCTGGTTCCTAGATGCCTTGCATACACAATGTGACCTCCTGCGGAGGGGTCAAATAAAAATGCTTAGAAGACAAGAAGCCAAGAAACGTGCTCGAACTGAATCCTCAATGAAATCGGCAATGAAATCGGCAATGAAATCGTCAATGAAATCGTCAGGGAAATCGTCAGGGAAATCGTCAGGGAAATCAGTGAAACTCCCAGTAAGCCTTCCCAAACATGGTCTGTCTCAGCAACCTCCTTTCCCCCGCCAGTCTACCGAAGGCTTCTCCACCTTGGCCCTCTGGGATGAATTTCCTTTCCAAATCCAACATCCATGCCCAAGACCTGCCTCTCACCTCTTTTGTCCTGCCTTCGGTCCTAGTTTGTAGAAAGCTTCCCTGCAGGGGCCTCTTTCTCTACTTACTGACCCTATCCTTTTCCAGTCCAAATCATCAGGACGCTCAGATGGAGGAGGGACCACTCGCAGTGGTCCACCCGTTAAGACCAAAGCGAACTTAACTCGTAGTAGGGATAAAGGTCGCCAGCAAAATAAAGTGACCAACTGAGAGCAGCAATACTAGGTATGAAATTACTGGCATTTAATGTGAGGTTCCTTTTTTCAAGAAAGACTTCTTCTCCCAATATCTGCACCAAGGCTTAAGTCTGCGCCAGGCATTGTGGAGGCTCTCAGGGTGGGTAGGAGCAGCGAGGGCAAGCAC from Lagenorhynchus albirostris chromosome X, mLagAlb1.1, whole genome shotgun sequence includes the following:
- the CXHXorf65 gene encoding uncharacterized protein CXorf65 homolog, translating into MFIYVEHGDNQQFLANTNCSVLLLLQYVRHEVGVPKTDIIDLCDAMGTMQMFFLKKTLGDYANKFLTARDTYYVCRVEYGLAGTVLQNVYRAFVPLLKNPDPKLIDALHTQCDLLRRGQIKMLRRQEAKKRARTESSMNFQSKSSGRSDGGGTTRSGPPVKTKANLTRSRDKGRQQNKVTN